A window of the Brassica napus cultivar Da-Ae chromosome C5, Da-Ae, whole genome shotgun sequence genome harbors these coding sequences:
- the LOC125587342 gene encoding uncharacterized protein LOC125587342, whose protein sequence is MNLEDLLEGQQSVADLLDHHRRLNRQQLQNQVSQNSSIKSEEEKSDGLLKKKQKLRLQRDVMKMQGELEEEQALNKALRGILLGPVMSQPRLSLLLLPPEVQDIIEELTMVEAEITCLEKQIQDLKHDAYSERKVNQELEAKYDEREERMMMMTTPKKLLQRQNQLPWEPDSDIPKMRSKDLKQRSKLQSCEDPHGFKDIQMSNPFSPRHSSSTFSRMQDIKNVQMSNPFSPRHRSSTFSRMQDSNKGQETTPNGVSEDLLKCLMGIYLELNKSSREREGSRTVSKLSLSHLKNASFKRKSVYGQNASNLDPYGVVMGTCIRDIGEYKNFIHITRTCIDVSRLSDCSTSLVNLRYFSVIFLLNYLLRLYFDCYYDIEGPLLQIVLHPLIVKYPLLVEDFI, encoded by the exons ATGAATCTTGAAGACTTACTTGAAGGTCAACAAAGTGTAGCGGATCTTCTTGATCATCATCGCCGTCTAAACCGCCAGCAATTGCAAAACCAAGTAAGTCAAAACTCATCTATAAAGAGCGAAGAAGAGAAGAGTGATGGGTTgctaaagaagaaacaaaaacttcGTCTTCAAAGAGATGTGATGAAAATGCAAGGGGAGCTAGAGGAGGAGCAAGCACTCAACAAGGCTTTACGTGGTATACTTCTTGGACCAGTCATGTCTCAGCCTCGTCTCTCTTTACTGCTTCTTCCTCCTGAG GTTCAAGATATAATAGAGGAGCTTACTATGGTTGAGGCAGAGATAACCTGCCTCGAGAAACAAATCCAAGACCTGAAACATGATGCGTATAGTGAGAGGAAAGTGAATCAAGAACTTGAAGCCAAATATGatgaaagagaagagaggatgatgatgatgactacTCCTAAGAAACTTCTACAAAGGCAGAATCAACTTCCTTGGGAACCTGACAGTGACATTCCAAAGATGAGATCTAAGGATCTAAAACAAAGATCCAAGTTACAGAGTTGTGAAGATCCTCATGGTTTCAAGGATATCCAAATGAGCAATCCCTTCTCACCAAGACACAGTTCTTCGACTTTTTCAAGAATGCAAGATATCAAGAACGTTCAAATGAGCAATCCCTTCTCACCAAGACACCGTTCTTCGACTTTTTCAAGAATGCAAGATAGCAATAAAGGGCAAGAGACGACACCAAATGGAGTATCAGAAGATCTGTTGAAGTGCTTGATGGGAATCTATTTGGAACTCAACAAGTCATCGCGAGAGAGAGAAGGGTCAAGAACGGTTTCAAAGCTGAGCCTCTCACACCTGAAGAACGCTTCTTTCAAACGCAAATCAGTGTATGGGCAGAACGCATCAAATCTTGATCCTTATGGAGTTGTGATGGGGACTTGTATCAGAGACATTGGAGAGTACAAGAACTTCATCCACATCACTCGAACTTGCATTGATGTTAGCCGTCTATCTGATTGCTCAACTTCTCTTGTCAATCTAAGGTACTTCAGTGTCATCTTCCTTCTTAATTATCTGTTGAGACTATATTTCGATTGTTACTACGATATAGAAGGGCCGCTACTACAAATAGTACTACACCCTTTGATCGTGAAATATCCATTGCTTGTTGAAGATTTCatttaa
- the LOC106433409 gene encoding uncharacterized protein LOC106433409 gives MCRVLKEKLSKVDLSFLNHKKKMTFWINTYNACVMNGFLEHGLPSSKEKLLTILKMATIDVGGTQLSALDIEGSILHSPCKPLEALSTDVHKRYGFRCVEPNLMFVLCRGDWSSPALRVYTAEDVVNELIKARTEYLEASIGISGRKKIVIPRFLHKRLRDFADDEGTLVEWICRQLPPGQRCLQLKETAMEWLKKQSESSLNKLIEVRPHEYEFRYLLHL, from the exons atgTGTAGGGTTTTGAAGGAGAAGTTGAGCAAAGTGGATCTGAGTTTCTTGAATCACAAGAAAAAGATGACATTCTGGATCAATACCTACAACGCATGCGTCATGAAT ggatTTTTGGAACATGGACTACCTTCATCAAAGGAGAAACTACTGACCATTCTCAAAATG GCAACTATTGACGTGGGAGGCACGCAACTATCTGCCCTAGATATTGAAGGATCCATCTTGCATAGTCCATGCAAACCCTTGGAAGCTCTAAGTACTGATGTACACAAACGGTACGGATTCAGATGCGTTGAACCGAACCTAATGTTCGTGCTTTGTCGTGGAGATTGGTCTTCGCCTGCA TTGAGAGTCTATACAGCAGAAGATGTGGTGAACGAACTAATCAAAGCAAGAACCGAGTACTTAGAAGCCTCCATAGGTATCTCGGGGAGGAAAAAGATTGTGATTCCGAGATTCTTGCACAAGCGTCTTCGTGATTTCGCAGATGATGAAGGGACATTAGTTGAGTGGATATGCAGGCAGCTACCACCAGGACAACGTTGCTTGCAGCTCAAGGAAACAGCAATGGAATGGCTGAAGAAGCAAAGTGAGTCGTCTTTGAACAAATTAATAGAAGTAAGGCCTCACGAATACGAGTTTCGCTATCTCTTACATTTGTAA
- the LOC106433435 gene encoding telomere repeat-binding protein 3 isoform X2 — protein sequence MVFKRKLDCVSVAFDYPNIPRAPRSCRRKVQNKRTDDNDDAQMCAMDLLASLAGKILEEGQSSSASSNAFEGNAHENFGKEVKTEREDHDKPLKSESSDQGNSVSMPTYENTSDKCVVNSFLFPDNDGILERTPPMSDHKKIHGETGDVNVNPGFEQREATGGLTANTCNLEDKTALDVQFPKPVCVDMIPNGSLARHGNHTNLVRDDDEKLYSSRKCSNKFTSYKSPAIRRIRKSKYSKQVSKDFGHYRADVGIKALYRKRKSCYGYNTWKHETIYKRRRSPDRSSVVTSDGGLSNGSVSKLPEKRKSVKLSIKSFRIPELFIEVPETATVGSLKRTVMEAVSVLLSGGIRVGVLVHGKKVRDDKRTLSQTGISSEENLSNLGFTLEPGGTSNGPIPLCSKDPVVPTTEPTSLCERSAAASPNADDVINSGSIVDNKLELVPYQSEISVDEPSSDSRALVPLPALEEVKALAIVPLNQKPKRTELAQRRARRPFSVTEVEALVQAVEELGTGRWRDVKLRAFENADHRTYVDLKDKWKTLVHTASISPQQRRGEPVPQELLDRVLKAYGYWSQHQGKHQARGAPKDPDMNRGRALDSGVSV from the exons ATGGTGTTCAAGAGGAAGTTAGACTGCGTATCTGTTGCCTTTGATTACCCCAATATCCCCAGGGCTCCTCGTTCTTGCAGG AGGAAGGTTCAAAACAAGAGAACCGATGATAATGATGACGCTCAGATGTGTGCAATGGACTTGCTCGCTTCTCTAGCTGGAAAGATACTAGAGGAAGGCCAGAGCTCCTCAGCCTCTTCCAATGCATTCGAAGGGAATGCTCACGAGAATTTCGGCAAAGAAGTCAAAACTGAACGAGAAGATCATGACAAGCCTCTTAAATCTGAGTCGTCTGACCAAGGAAACTCTGTTTCAATGCCTACGTATGAAAACACTAGCGACAAGTGTGTGGTAAACAGCTTCTTATTTCCTGATAACGACGGCATTTTGGAGCGAACTCCTCCGATGTCTGATCACAAGAAGATTCATGGGGAGACGGGTGATGTTAATGTGAATCCTGGGTTTGAACAAAGAGAAGCAACCGGTGGCTTAACCGCTAACACTTGCAACTTAGAGGATAAAACTGCATTAGATGTGCAGTTTCCTAAACCAGTCTGCGTGG ATATGATCCCTAATGGTTCCCTTGCTAGACATGGGAATCATACTAACCTAGTTAGAGATGATGATGAAAAGTTATATAGTTCTCGTAAATGTAGCAATAAGTTTACGTCTTATAAGTCTCCAGCTATTAGAAGAATAAGAAAGTCCAAATACTCGAAACAAGTCTCCAAGGATTTTGGACACTACAGAGCTG ATGTTGGCATAAAGGCTCTTTACCGCAAAAGAAAGTCATGTTATGGATACAACACATGGAAACATGAGACCATCTATAAGAGGAGAAGATCACCGGACAGAAGCTCGGTTGTAACTTCTGATGGTGGACTCAGTAATGGAAGTGTTTCCAAGTTACCTGAGAAACGAAAATCAG TAAAGCTAAGCATCAAGTCCTTTAGGATTCCAGAGCTTTTTATTGAAGTTCCAGAAACTGCAACAGTAGGATCACTCAAG AGGACCGTGATGGAGGCTGTCAGTGTTTTACTCAGCGGTGGAATACGTGTTGGGGTATTGGTACATGGGAAGAAGGTCAGAGATGACAAGAGAACTCTGTCACAGACTGGGATCTCATCTGAAGAGAATCTAAGCAACCTTGGGTTCACCTTGGAGCCTGGTGGTACCAGCAATGGTCCCATACCTTTATGTTCCAAAGATCCTGTGGTGCCAACAACAGAGCCGACAAGCTTGTGTGAACG GTCTGCTGCGGCTTCTCCCAATGCAGATGATGTGATTAATTCAGGGAGTATTGTGGACAATAAACTCGAGTTAGTCCCATATCAGAGTGAGATATCTGTTGATGAACCTTCATCAGACTCAAGAGCGCTTGTTCCACTCCCAGCCTTGGAGGAAGTTAAGGCGCTTGCCATTGTGCCACTGAACCAGAAACCTAAGCGTACTGAGCTTGCCCAGCGCAGAGCCAGGAGACCTTTCTCTGTGACAGAGGTAGAAGCTCTCGTACAAGCAGTTGAGGAACTCGGGACTGGAAG ATGGCGTGATGTGAAATTGCGTGCTTTCGAGAATGCTGATCACCGAACCTACGTGGACTTGAAG GACAAATGGAAGACGCTGGTCCACACAGCAAGTATATCACCGCAGCAAAGAAGAGGAGAGCCGGTGCCACAAGAACTGCTAGACAGAGTGTTGAAGGCATACGGGTATTGGTCGCAGCACCAAGGGAAACATCAGGCGAGAGGAGCACCTAAGGATCCAGACATGAACAGAGGTAGAGCTCTTGATTCAGGTGTTTCAGTGTAA
- the LOC106433434 gene encoding factor of DNA methylation 3, whose translation MVMKNNKMTDYENNLYKKLKSGKLEVRVSYRTFLCPYCPKQKVGLYIDILQHASGVGNSSSKKRSLTEKACHRALAKYLRKDLADYATATVSRRSKALASLTGDIPLAYDDDQFEKLVWPWKGILVNIPTKMGHDGLCCTGESGPQLKDELIRRGFNPIRVRTVWDCFGHSGTGIVEFNRDWNGLNDALLFKKAYQEDGHGKKDWLSGGGAADSSLYAWLANADDYYRANYIGEYLRKMGDLKSISRFAEEEARKDNKLVQRLNVISENIQSQLRMLEEKFSKTSITLKCETEEKDKILHGYNQDLTGRQQRSTDHFNRIFADHEKQKAQLESQMKELQIRESVLAKRDAENETQRKIIAKELEQSAAKYSYVQLVALEQQKAREKVKKMAVDHKMQKEKLRERITALERELDQKQDLELEVEHLKRQLGVMRHMELDGGTEIVNKVETYLRDLSEKEGELAHVNKFNQDLVVRERTTNDELQEARRALISNLRDMRSHIGVRRMGELDTKPFMEAMRRKYCQEDLEDWAVEIIQLWEEYLKDPDWHPFKRIKLDAAETIVEVIDEDDEKLRTLKIELGDDAYQAVANALQEINEYNPSGRYVSSELWNFREERKATLEEGVTCLLEQWNQAKRHKP comes from the exons ATGGTGATGAAGAACAACAAGATGACAGATTATGAAAACAATCTGTACAAAAAGCTCAAGAGCGGAAAGCTCGAGGTCAGAGTCTCCTACCGCACTTTCCTCTGTCCTTACTGCCCCAAGCAGAAGGTTGGTCTCTACATCGACATCCTTCAGCACGCTTCCGGAGTTGGTAACAGCAGCTCTAAGAAACGAAGTCTCACGGAGAAGGCTTGCCACCGCGCTCTCGCCAAGTACCTTCGTAAAGATCTTGCGGATTACGCTACGGCTACGGTCTCTAGGCGCTCAAAGGCCTTGGCATCGTTAACTGGCGATATTCCTCTAGcttatgatgatgatcagttCGAGAAACTTGTGTGGCCTTGGAAAG GTATTTTGGTTAATATACCAACAAAGATGGGACATGATGGTCTGTGTTGTACTGGGGAGAGTGGACCACAGCTTAAGGATGAACTGATCCGGAGAGGATTCAACCCTATTAGAGTTCGTACCGTGTGGGATTGTTTCGGTCATTCAGGAACCGGGATAGTTGAGTTTAACAGAGACTGGAATGGGCTCAACGATGCGTTGCTGTTCAAGAAGGCTTATCAAGAAGATGGTCATGGTAAAAAAGATTGGCTGAGTGGTGGTGGTGCTGCTGACTCTAGCCTTTACGCATGGCTTGCCAATGCTGATGATTATTATAGAGCTAACTATATAGGAGAGTACTTGCGGAAGATGGGTGACCTCAAAAGTATTTCTAGGTTCGCAGAGGAAGAGGCTAGGAAAGACAATAAGCTTGTGCAGCGTCTGAATGTAATCTCTGAGAACATACAGAGTCAGTTGAGGATGCTAGaggaaaaattctcaaagacttCTATTACACTCAAGTGTGAGACTGAAGAAAAAGATAAGATTCTCCATGGTTACAATCAAG ATCTCACGGGAAGACAACAAAGATCGACTGATCATTTCAATAGAATCTTTGCTGATCATGAAAAGCAAAAGGCGCAGCTGGAGTCTCAGATGAAGGAACTTCAAATTAGAGAATCTGTTTTGGCGAAACGTGACGCAGAGAATGAAACACAGAGGAAAATCATTGCAAAAGAGCTTGAACAG AGCGCCGCTAAATATAGTTACGTTCAACTAGTAGCCTTGGAACAACAAAAGGCCAGagagaaagttaaaaaaatggCTGTTGATCACAAG ATGCAAAAGGAAAAGCTTCGTGAGAGAATCACTGCACTGGAAAGAGAGCTTGATCAGAAACAAGATCTTGAACTTGAGGTTGAACATCTGAAAAGACAGTTGGGCGTGATGAGGCACATGGAGTTGGACGGTGGTACTGAGATTGTGAACAAGGTGGAGACCTACCTCAGAGACCTTAGTGAGAAGGAAGGAGAGCTTGCACATGTAAACAAGTTTAATCAAGATCTTGTTGTACGGGAGCGGACGACCAATGATGAGCTTCAAGAAGCTAGAAGAGCACTGATCAGC AATTTGAGAGACATGAGATCGCATATTGGTGTAAGGAGAATGGGGGAGCTTGACACCAAACCTTTCATGGAAGCAATGAGAAGAAAGTATTGTCAAGAAGATCTAGAGGATTGGGCAGTTGAAATCATCCAGCTATGGGAAGAATATCTTAAGGATCCAGATTGGCATCCTTTCAAACGGATAAAGCTTGATGCTGCAGAAACTATAGTG GAAGTGATAGATGAGGATGACGAGAAGTTGAGAACACTGAAGATTGAACTGGGGGATGATGCGTACCAAGCAGTGGCAAATGCATTGCAGGAGATAAACGAGTATAACCCGAGTGGAAGGTACGTCTCCTCGGAGCTGTGGAACTTTAGAGAAGAGAGGAAGGCTACGCTGGAGGAGGGTGTTACTTGTTTGCTGGAGCAATGGAATCAGGCAAAGCGTCATAAGCCTTAA
- the LOC106433405 gene encoding dolichyl-diphosphooligosaccharide--protein glycosyltransferase subunit 4A-like, which produces MIDDQDLGFIVNFLGVSIFALVIAYHYVASDPKYEAT; this is translated from the coding sequence ATGATCGACGATCAAGACTTGGGGTTTATAGTCAATTTTCTTGGCGTCTCCATCTTCGCCTTGGTAATTGCTTATCATTACGTAGCTTCTGATCCCAAGTACGAAGCGACTTGA
- the LOC106433435 gene encoding telomere repeat-binding protein 3 isoform X1 has translation MVFKRKLDCVSVAFDYPNIPRAPRSCRRKVQNKRTDDNDDAQMCAMDLLASLAGKILEEGQSSSASSNAFEGNAHENFGKEVKTEREDHDKPLKSESSDQGNSVSMPTYENTSDKCVVNSFLFPDNDGILERTPPMSDHKKIHGETGDVNVNPGFEQREATGGLTANTCNLEDKTALDVQFPKPVCVDGDDLKSPSCVNMIPNGSLARHGNHTNLVRDDDEKLYSSRKCSNKFTSYKSPAIRRIRKSKYSKQVSKDFGHYRADVGIKALYRKRKSCYGYNTWKHETIYKRRRSPDRSSVVTSDGGLSNGSVSKLPEKRKSVKLSIKSFRIPELFIEVPETATVGSLKRTVMEAVSVLLSGGIRVGVLVHGKKVRDDKRTLSQTGISSEENLSNLGFTLEPGGTSNGPIPLCSKDPVVPTTEPTSLCERSAAASPNADDVINSGSIVDNKLELVPYQSEISVDEPSSDSRALVPLPALEEVKALAIVPLNQKPKRTELAQRRARRPFSVTEVEALVQAVEELGTGRWRDVKLRAFENADHRTYVDLKDKWKTLVHTASISPQQRRGEPVPQELLDRVLKAYGYWSQHQGKHQARGAPKDPDMNRGRALDSGVSV, from the exons ATGGTGTTCAAGAGGAAGTTAGACTGCGTATCTGTTGCCTTTGATTACCCCAATATCCCCAGGGCTCCTCGTTCTTGCAGG AGGAAGGTTCAAAACAAGAGAACCGATGATAATGATGACGCTCAGATGTGTGCAATGGACTTGCTCGCTTCTCTAGCTGGAAAGATACTAGAGGAAGGCCAGAGCTCCTCAGCCTCTTCCAATGCATTCGAAGGGAATGCTCACGAGAATTTCGGCAAAGAAGTCAAAACTGAACGAGAAGATCATGACAAGCCTCTTAAATCTGAGTCGTCTGACCAAGGAAACTCTGTTTCAATGCCTACGTATGAAAACACTAGCGACAAGTGTGTGGTAAACAGCTTCTTATTTCCTGATAACGACGGCATTTTGGAGCGAACTCCTCCGATGTCTGATCACAAGAAGATTCATGGGGAGACGGGTGATGTTAATGTGAATCCTGGGTTTGAACAAAGAGAAGCAACCGGTGGCTTAACCGCTAACACTTGCAACTTAGAGGATAAAACTGCATTAGATGTGCAGTTTCCTAAACCAGTCTGCGTGGATGGTGATGATCTGAAATCGCCATCTTGCGTGAATATGATCCCTAATGGTTCCCTTGCTAGACATGGGAATCATACTAACCTAGTTAGAGATGATGATGAAAAGTTATATAGTTCTCGTAAATGTAGCAATAAGTTTACGTCTTATAAGTCTCCAGCTATTAGAAGAATAAGAAAGTCCAAATACTCGAAACAAGTCTCCAAGGATTTTGGACACTACAGAGCTG ATGTTGGCATAAAGGCTCTTTACCGCAAAAGAAAGTCATGTTATGGATACAACACATGGAAACATGAGACCATCTATAAGAGGAGAAGATCACCGGACAGAAGCTCGGTTGTAACTTCTGATGGTGGACTCAGTAATGGAAGTGTTTCCAAGTTACCTGAGAAACGAAAATCAG TAAAGCTAAGCATCAAGTCCTTTAGGATTCCAGAGCTTTTTATTGAAGTTCCAGAAACTGCAACAGTAGGATCACTCAAG AGGACCGTGATGGAGGCTGTCAGTGTTTTACTCAGCGGTGGAATACGTGTTGGGGTATTGGTACATGGGAAGAAGGTCAGAGATGACAAGAGAACTCTGTCACAGACTGGGATCTCATCTGAAGAGAATCTAAGCAACCTTGGGTTCACCTTGGAGCCTGGTGGTACCAGCAATGGTCCCATACCTTTATGTTCCAAAGATCCTGTGGTGCCAACAACAGAGCCGACAAGCTTGTGTGAACG GTCTGCTGCGGCTTCTCCCAATGCAGATGATGTGATTAATTCAGGGAGTATTGTGGACAATAAACTCGAGTTAGTCCCATATCAGAGTGAGATATCTGTTGATGAACCTTCATCAGACTCAAGAGCGCTTGTTCCACTCCCAGCCTTGGAGGAAGTTAAGGCGCTTGCCATTGTGCCACTGAACCAGAAACCTAAGCGTACTGAGCTTGCCCAGCGCAGAGCCAGGAGACCTTTCTCTGTGACAGAGGTAGAAGCTCTCGTACAAGCAGTTGAGGAACTCGGGACTGGAAG ATGGCGTGATGTGAAATTGCGTGCTTTCGAGAATGCTGATCACCGAACCTACGTGGACTTGAAG GACAAATGGAAGACGCTGGTCCACACAGCAAGTATATCACCGCAGCAAAGAAGAGGAGAGCCGGTGCCACAAGAACTGCTAGACAGAGTGTTGAAGGCATACGGGTATTGGTCGCAGCACCAAGGGAAACATCAGGCGAGAGGAGCACCTAAGGATCCAGACATGAACAGAGGTAGAGCTCTTGATTCAGGTGTTTCAGTGTAA